The following DNA comes from Thermococcus celericrescens.
TAGACGTAGGCAACGGCCCTCCCGTCGTTTTCAGTGATCCTCTTCAGGCCCGTTAGATAGACAGCGCTTATCGTGAGGAGGGCAAGGCCAACGAAGATGTCGCCCGTCGGGGGTACCCCGAGGCTTATTTCCCTGCCGAGCCAGCTCAGACTTTCGATGACCCCGTAGATGAGATAGAGGAGGCCAAAGATGGCGCTGATAACCTTCATGGTTCCGAGGTTCACTTCCCTGCTCACGCCAGTGCACCCCCTATTCCAACTATTGCGAGAGCCACGAGATACGCTAAAATCAACTCGTAGACCAGAGCAAAGAGCGTCCACTTCCACCCTGCTTCTCCTTTTATGGCCGCAAGGGCAGCTACGCAGGGCACGTATATCAAAGAGAATGCCATGAAGGCGTAGGCTGTCTCAGGGGTAAAGGCTCCACTCGCCGCTATTGCGTGGGAAACTGCGGTCTCTTCCTCACCGACGCCGTAAAGCACACCGAGCGTTCCGACGACTATCTCCTTTGCTATGAAGCCAAAGAACAGGGCCACGGCTGCCTTCCAGTCCCATCCCATCGGACTGAACAGGGGCTGGAGGGCGTGCCCGAGCGCCGCCACCCACGACTTGGCCAATAGTTCGCCGTTTTCGAGGGCCTCTGACCCAAGGTAGCCGCTTGGCCCGGTGACGGAGAGCAGCCAGACGATTACAACCCCTGCAAAGATTACAGTGCCCGCCTTTCGCAGGAACTTTTCAGTTCTCGCCCACGCAGCGCCAAGGATCCCCCTCCAGTTCGGCCTGTTATACGGCGGAAGCTCCATGATGAAGTAGGACGGCTCGCCCTTGAAGATTACTTTCCTGAAGAGCCACGCTATCACCAGCGCGAGGCCTATTCCGAGGAGGTACATACTTGTTATCACCGCTCCTTCCTTCCCAGTGAAGAAAGCTCCTGCGAAGACGCTGTAAATCGGAAGCCTCGCCGGACAGGACATTAAGGGGTTCACGAGTATCGTTAGAATTCTGTCCTTTTCGTCTTCGAGCGTTCTCGTGGCCATTATCGCGGGGACGTTGCAGCCGAAGCCCATTATCATGGGGATTACCGACTTCCCGTGGAGACCGAAGCGATGCATAACCCTATCCATGACGAAGGCGGCCCTTGCCATGTACCCACTGTCCTCAAGCCACGAGAAAGCCAAAAACAGGAACGCTATCGGCGGCAGGAACACGAGGACGCTCCCGAGGCCCGCTATGATTCCGTCCCTTAGGAGAGAGGCCAGCGCGTCGTTTGCTATGTGGGAGCCAAGGGCATCGCCGAGCCAGCCGAAGAACCAGTTTATTATGTCACTGAACGGAGCGGAAACGTCGAAGGTGAACTTGAAGGTTGCCCACATGATGCCTATGAATATCGGTATGCCGAGATACTTGTGGGTGAAGACCTCGTCGAGCATCTCCGAGAACGTCATCCTCTCCTCACGCGCGACTATCGCCCTCTCCGCGGTTTGGGTGATGAGCGCATACCTCTCATCGGCGAGAGCTAACTCGAGATCCTCGTACTTCCTCTGGAGGTCTTTCTTTATGTCTATCAGTCCTCTCATTATCTCGTCCCTCTCGGAACTGCCTTCAATAACGCCCTTTACATCCTTGTCCCCCTCGAGAAGCTTTATAGCAAGCCAGCGCGGGTTGTACTCCTCTGAGAGCCTCTTGTCAAGCCGTATAACTCTTACAAGGCGTTCTATGTATGGCTCGAAGTTTGGGTACCTCAGCGGTTTGGGCTTCCTTCCAAGGCTTTCGGTGATGGCCTTCTTGAGCTCCTCGATCCCCTTCCCCTTGGAAGCAACCATCGGGACAACGGGAACCCCTAAGGCCCTCTCAAGCTCCTTCGGGTCTATCTTGATGCCCTTCTCTTCCGCCAAATCCATCTTGTTGAGGACAACGAGAACATTGGCCCCTATCTCGAGGAGCTGGAGTGTGAGGTAGAGATTGCGCTGAAGG
Coding sequences within:
- the feoB gene encoding ferrous iron transport protein B, giving the protein MGEAVIALIGNPNVGKTTIFNALTGLKQHVGNWPGVTVEKKEGEFEYLGGKFHVIDLPGVYALTAYSLDEKIARDFIVREKPDLVVDIIDASNLQRNLYLTLQLLEIGANVLVVLNKMDLAEEKGIKIDPKELERALGVPVVPMVASKGKGIEELKKAITESLGRKPKPLRYPNFEPYIERLVRVIRLDKRLSEEYNPRWLAIKLLEGDKDVKGVIEGSSERDEIMRGLIDIKKDLQRKYEDLELALADERYALITQTAERAIVAREERMTFSEMLDEVFTHKYLGIPIFIGIMWATFKFTFDVSAPFSDIINWFFGWLGDALGSHIANDALASLLRDGIIAGLGSVLVFLPPIAFLFLAFSWLEDSGYMARAAFVMDRVMHRFGLHGKSVIPMIMGFGCNVPAIMATRTLEDEKDRILTILVNPLMSCPARLPIYSVFAGAFFTGKEGAVITSMYLLGIGLALVIAWLFRKVIFKGEPSYFIMELPPYNRPNWRGILGAAWARTEKFLRKAGTVIFAGVVIVWLLSVTGPSGYLGSEALENGELLAKSWVAALGHALQPLFSPMGWDWKAAVALFFGFIAKEIVVGTLGVLYGVGEEETAVSHAIAASGAFTPETAYAFMAFSLIYVPCVAALAAIKGEAGWKWTLFALVYELILAYLVALAIVGIGGALA